The Nitrospira sp. genome window below encodes:
- the hemE gene encoding uroporphyrinogen decarboxylase, with amino-acid sequence MNDRFLKACRREPVDCTPVWFMRQAGRYMSEYRALRAKHSILELCKTPELAAQVTMQPIDRFPLDAAIIFADILLPLEPMGLSLEFAEGEGPVIHNPVRDRAAVDRLKVVEGDELDYVCEAIRQTRRMLNGRVPLIGFAGAPFTLASYAIEGGSSRNYQHAKQMMYGDPAAWHKLMDKFARVITGYLRRQIKAGAQAVQLFDSWVGCLSAGDYAEYVKPHVQLIFDGLKHEGVPLIHFGTGTTAILRQMREAGGDVIGLDWRVHLDEGWAMVGHDRAVQGNLDPLVLFAPLSEIERRVEDILRRAGNRPGHIFNLGHGILPGTPLDHVAATIDMVHKLSQR; translated from the coding sequence ATGAATGATCGATTTCTCAAAGCGTGCCGGCGCGAACCGGTGGATTGCACGCCGGTCTGGTTCATGCGCCAGGCTGGCCGGTACATGTCGGAATACCGTGCCTTGCGGGCCAAGCATTCGATTCTCGAGCTGTGCAAGACGCCGGAATTGGCCGCGCAAGTCACGATGCAGCCGATCGACCGCTTCCCGCTCGATGCGGCCATCATTTTCGCCGATATTCTTCTGCCGTTGGAGCCCATGGGATTGAGTCTGGAGTTTGCCGAAGGCGAAGGCCCGGTCATCCATAACCCGGTGCGTGACCGCGCCGCCGTGGACCGCCTCAAGGTCGTCGAGGGCGACGAGCTGGACTATGTCTGTGAAGCCATCAGGCAGACGCGCCGCATGCTGAATGGCCGCGTGCCGCTCATCGGATTTGCCGGCGCGCCGTTTACGCTGGCGAGTTATGCCATCGAAGGCGGGAGCTCCCGGAACTATCAGCATGCGAAGCAGATGATGTATGGAGATCCGGCGGCGTGGCACAAGCTGATGGACAAGTTCGCCCGCGTGATCACCGGCTATTTGCGCCGGCAGATCAAGGCGGGGGCGCAGGCCGTGCAATTGTTCGATAGCTGGGTCGGCTGCCTGTCCGCCGGCGATTATGCCGAGTATGTGAAACCCCACGTGCAGCTCATTTTCGACGGGCTGAAGCACGAAGGCGTGCCGCTGATTCATTTCGGCACCGGGACGACCGCCATTCTCCGGCAGATGCGCGAGGCTGGCGGGGATGTCATCGGTCTCGATTGGCGGGTGCATTTGGATGAAGGCTGGGCCATGGTCGGTCATGACCGCGCCGTGCAAGGCAATTTGGATCCGCTCGTGCTCTTCGCGCCGCTGTCTGAAATCGAGCGGCGGGTGGAGGATATTTTGCGGCGGGCCGGGAACCGGCCGGGACACATCTTCAACTTGGGGCACGGCATTCTGCCGGGCACCCCGCTCGATCATGTTGCCGCCACCATCGACATGGTTCACAAGCTCAGCCAACGATAG
- a CDS encoding acyl-CoA desaturase translates to MSDVRPLPLTRMQEVRITILRWFDSWAGLDQMKVEGPPKMDWIRAIPLIAVHLMCLGAIWVGWSWTAVGVAIAFYYARMFAITGWYHRYFSHRTFKTSRAVQFAFAVLGSSCAQRGPIWWAGHHRHHHIASDTPDDVHSPRQGGFLWSHIGWFTSQTHFAPRLKSIQDFAKYPELCFLDRFDTLVPTIAGFGMFGLGKLLEAYAPELGTNGPQMLIWGFFISTVALLHGTCTINSLSHVYGSQRYVTGDDSRNNFILALITMGEGWHNNHHYYPASTRQGFYWWEVDMSYYCLKLMEKVGLVWDIRDVPDYVRDGKTKAEAIAV, encoded by the coding sequence ATGTCCGACGTGCGCCCCCTGCCATTGACCCGCATGCAGGAAGTCCGGATTACGATTCTGCGCTGGTTTGATTCCTGGGCCGGGCTTGATCAGATGAAGGTCGAAGGCCCGCCGAAGATGGACTGGATCCGCGCCATTCCTCTCATCGCCGTCCATCTGATGTGCCTTGGGGCCATCTGGGTGGGATGGAGCTGGACCGCCGTCGGTGTCGCGATCGCCTTTTACTACGCGCGCATGTTCGCCATCACCGGCTGGTATCACCGCTATTTCTCCCATCGCACGTTCAAGACCTCCCGCGCAGTTCAATTTGCCTTTGCCGTGCTGGGCAGCTCCTGCGCCCAACGCGGGCCGATCTGGTGGGCCGGTCATCACCGCCACCATCACATTGCCTCCGATACGCCGGACGATGTGCATTCGCCACGACAAGGCGGGTTCCTCTGGTCGCATATCGGATGGTTTACCTCCCAGACTCACTTTGCGCCGCGGCTCAAGAGCATTCAAGACTTCGCCAAATATCCGGAGCTGTGCTTTCTCGACCGGTTCGATACCCTCGTCCCCACCATCGCCGGATTCGGCATGTTCGGGCTGGGAAAGCTCCTGGAGGCCTATGCGCCGGAACTGGGCACCAATGGTCCGCAGATGCTGATCTGGGGATTCTTCATTTCCACCGTCGCCTTGCTTCACGGCACCTGCACCATCAATTCCCTGTCGCATGTCTACGGCTCACAGCGCTACGTCACCGGCGACGACAGCCGCAACAATTTCATCCTCGCGCTCATCACCATGGGCGAAGGCTGGCACAACAACCACCACTACTATCCCGCTTCAACCAGGCAGGGATTCTACTGGTGGGAAGTGGACATGTCGTATTACTGCTTGAAGCTGATGGAGAAGGTCGGACTCGTCTGGGACATTCGTGACGTGCCGGATTACGTGCGGGACGGCAAGACCAAAGCGGAAGCCATCGCCGTCTAA
- a CDS encoding DMT family transporter, with the protein MPRLALLLTTLIWGATFPATKAVLEQIPPLSFLFLRFLLGAALVGICVLLMARRLSCDRAVLRASAIATGWLFLGYVLQTVGLRYTSASNSAFITTLYVVFVPLILRRFGMRSWLATAIATAGLWCLVRPTAVLNLGDMLTLGCALAFAAHIACLERFTREVDATSLFVWQLVAMSGLMLLATVWEQPPVSAFAPTMVLFIGLAVTGGLATLAFAIQMWAQQLIPAQQVALLFALEPAYAAWLSWYFLGESLDWQGWVGSGLILTGVIVGSLESSRNEPERAVQVSAASS; encoded by the coding sequence ATGCCACGACTTGCGCTGTTGCTTACCACCCTCATCTGGGGTGCGACGTTTCCTGCCACCAAGGCGGTGCTTGAGCAAATCCCTCCGCTCTCCTTCTTGTTTCTACGCTTTCTCTTAGGCGCGGCATTGGTAGGGATCTGTGTGCTGCTGATGGCCCGGCGTCTGTCATGCGACCGGGCGGTGCTGCGGGCTAGTGCGATTGCGACCGGCTGGTTGTTTCTCGGGTATGTGCTCCAGACGGTGGGATTGCGCTACACGAGCGCCTCGAACTCCGCGTTTATCACGACTTTATATGTAGTGTTTGTGCCGTTGATTCTGCGCCGGTTCGGGATGCGTTCCTGGCTGGCCACCGCGATTGCGACGGCAGGGCTGTGGTGTTTGGTGCGGCCGACGGCGGTCTTGAATCTTGGCGATATGCTGACGCTCGGGTGCGCGCTGGCCTTTGCCGCGCATATTGCCTGTCTTGAACGGTTTACCCGCGAGGTGGATGCCACCTCGTTGTTCGTGTGGCAGCTGGTTGCCATGTCGGGGCTGATGCTGTTGGCGACGGTGTGGGAGCAGCCTCCGGTCAGCGCCTTTGCCCCGACGATGGTGCTTTTCATCGGGCTCGCGGTCACGGGCGGCCTGGCAACCCTCGCATTCGCCATACAGATGTGGGCGCAGCAGTTGATCCCCGCGCAACAAGTCGCGTTGCTCTTTGCCCTGGAGCCGGCCTATGCCGCCTGGCTGTCGTGGTATTTTCTCGGTGAATCGCTGGACTGGCAGGGGTGGGTCGGAAGCGGGCTGATTTTAACCGGCGTCATCGTCGGGTCGTTGGAGTCAAGCCGGAACGAACCGGAGCGGGCAGTGCAGGTTTCAGCCGCTTCATCATAA
- a CDS encoding zinc ribbon domain-containing protein produces the protein MPVYEYRCGKCEKSFEATQSLHARAEDTECPFCHAQEATRLLSAFASTIKGDHKPGFAELKAKSMINERMDKFAKLPPLNAKRNVPQPNTSSDSNPITGAGPDAGM, from the coding sequence ATGCCTGTGTACGAATACCGTTGCGGAAAATGCGAGAAATCGTTCGAAGCCACCCAGTCCCTCCATGCGCGGGCGGAAGATACCGAATGTCCGTTCTGCCATGCCCAAGAAGCCACGCGGCTGCTCTCCGCCTTTGCCTCGACGATCAAAGGAGACCATAAACCGGGCTTTGCCGAACTCAAAGCCAAGTCCATGATCAACGAACGCATGGATAAGTTCGCCAAACTCCCTCCGCTCAACGCCAAACGCAACGTGCCCCAGCCCAACACCTCCTCCGACTCAAACCCCATCACTGGCGCTGGCCCAGACGCTGGAATGTAA
- a CDS encoding substrate-binding domain-containing protein, translating to MIARLLLACGIVLMGVVAAPPSPQAEVSGSLVIAGNGPELTTLEALAHAFEKANPRAYIDLLWEDHSKPLDLVKSGQAQIAITGAEDPALTATQIGWDGIGILVHLSNFTKELTKQQVADIFSGTVKEWSDLGGPDTKILLITRPRNQNIREAFEAQLGIAGKIPDSAKLIGGDEKVVKTVVGTLPPLSAVAYISMSTGLSVVSTGVAVRLLPVDKVEPQAPTVRDGRYPLRRPILMLSKKEPNPLIDAFAQFALSPPGQAIIAETYIPMPGQ from the coding sequence ATGATCGCCAGACTGCTGCTCGCATGTGGAATCGTCCTCATGGGCGTGGTGGCCGCCCCCCCGTCGCCACAGGCGGAGGTGTCAGGCAGTCTCGTCATCGCCGGAAACGGCCCGGAGCTCACGACCCTGGAAGCCCTGGCGCACGCCTTTGAAAAAGCCAATCCCCGCGCCTATATCGATCTGCTGTGGGAGGATCATTCCAAACCGCTCGATCTTGTCAAATCCGGCCAAGCCCAAATCGCTATCACTGGCGCGGAAGATCCCGCCTTGACCGCCACCCAGATCGGCTGGGACGGCATCGGCATCCTGGTACACTTGTCCAACTTCACGAAAGAACTGACCAAACAGCAGGTGGCGGACATTTTCTCGGGCACCGTCAAAGAATGGTCGGATCTCGGCGGCCCGGACACCAAAATCCTCCTCATCACTCGCCCTCGCAACCAAAACATCCGAGAGGCGTTTGAAGCGCAGCTCGGCATCGCCGGAAAAATTCCCGACTCCGCCAAACTCATTGGCGGGGACGAAAAGGTCGTCAAAACCGTGGTGGGCACATTGCCGCCCCTCTCCGCCGTCGCCTATATTTCCATGAGCACCGGCTTGTCCGTCGTGTCCACCGGCGTCGCTGTCCGCCTGCTGCCGGTGGATAAAGTCGAGCCCCAGGCGCCGACCGTCAGAGACGGGCGGTATCCGCTCCGCCGGCCCATTCTGATGCTCTCGAAAAAAGAACCAAATCCGCTGATCGACGCCTTTGCCCAGTTCGCCCTGTCGCCCCCCGGACAAGCCATCATCGCTGAAACCTATATTCCCATGCCCGGTCAGTAG